One Planctomycetota bacterium DNA window includes the following coding sequences:
- a CDS encoding SGNH/GDSL hydrolase family protein has translation MNSSFALTVALAVVVLAADASAGARPTPPQGAPEYQAPPRPTDGANMALTIEKLEKGFDPERPLLIWAIGSSFTNGLGDGSTLIELLKPRFPNMPKVVYKRFAGNSTPYHLTRGWARHLVIPEQPDVVILYNFGKVDDLEQLIVDLRQGTTADILVGTIHWCLPHEKQWPDPDLPCSHQDIPKLRAVCEKHGVELVESRREMTEYMLAHKLGIKDLLADAVHENAYASLMTNMNIARHFNRPAKFAYDPRTRERRLDAAASPDVKLAGAWEKGDGSVTAKEKGAAIEVSFTGSRIDLIGWRSPDGGRAEVWLDGKPAAEVPVFQASYIQPDAKNAPLPPNPPRDRSPHRLTLGSNVVPQSWTLTMTNDAGDYELVGSLTGSDGTGNNRKPFTSKSGQIILEPEFWRQPESNKAGDKWTFDVTRPTVGRVEFKGDKARFRLTLAQALPNAPHSIKLVADGTGPVAIAAFDVFEPPMK, from the coding sequence ATGAACTCCAGCTTCGCCCTGACTGTCGCCCTCGCCGTTGTCGTTCTCGCCGCCGACGCTTCGGCCGGCGCGCGCCCCACACCGCCCCAGGGCGCGCCCGAGTACCAGGCCCCGCCACGGCCCACCGATGGGGCAAACATGGCGCTGACCATCGAGAAACTCGAAAAGGGCTTCGACCCCGAGCGCCCACTCCTCATCTGGGCCATCGGGTCGAGCTTCACGAACGGCCTCGGCGATGGTTCGACGCTCATCGAGCTGCTCAAGCCGCGCTTCCCGAACATGCCGAAAGTGGTCTACAAACGCTTCGCCGGCAACTCGACGCCTTACCACCTCACGCGCGGCTGGGCGCGCCACCTGGTCATCCCCGAGCAGCCCGACGTGGTGATCCTCTACAACTTCGGGAAGGTGGACGACCTCGAACAGCTCATCGTGGACCTGCGGCAGGGCACGACCGCCGACATCCTCGTCGGCACCATCCACTGGTGTCTTCCCCACGAGAAGCAGTGGCCCGACCCCGACCTGCCATGCAGCCATCAGGACATTCCGAAGCTCCGCGCCGTGTGCGAGAAGCACGGCGTCGAACTCGTCGAGAGCCGCCGCGAAATGACCGAATACATGCTCGCCCACAAGCTCGGCATCAAGGACCTCCTCGCCGACGCCGTGCACGAGAACGCCTATGCCTCGCTGATGACGAACATGAACATCGCCCGGCACTTCAACCGCCCCGCCAAGTTTGCTTACGACCCGCGCACGCGCGAGCGGCGCCTCGATGCCGCGGCCTCGCCCGACGTGAAGCTCGCGGGCGCCTGGGAGAAGGGGGACGGCTCGGTCACCGCGAAGGAGAAGGGCGCGGCCATCGAGGTCAGCTTCACGGGCAGCCGCATTGACCTCATCGGCTGGCGGAGTCCCGACGGCGGCCGCGCCGAGGTGTGGCTCGACGGCAAGCCTGCGGCCGAGGTTCCCGTGTTCCAGGCCAGCTACATCCAGCCCGACGCGAAGAACGCCCCCTTGCCGCCCAACCCGCCGCGCGACCGCTCGCCCCACCGCCTCACGCTGGGCAGCAACGTCGTGCCCCAGAGCTGGACCCTCACGATGACCAACGACGCGGGCGACTACGAACTGGTCGGCAGCCTCACAGGGTCCGATGGCACGGGGAATAACAGAAAGCCCTTCACCAGCAAGAGCGGCCAGATCATCCTCGAGCCCGAGTTCTGGCGGCAGCCCGAGAGCAACAAGGCCGGCGACAAGTGGACCTTCGACGTCACTCGCCCCACCGTCGGCCGGGTCGAGTTCAAGGGCGACAAAGCCAGGTTCCGCCTCACCCTTGCCCAGGCCCTCCCCAACGCCCCGCACAGCATCAAGCTCGTCGCCGACGGCACTGGCCCCGTGGCCATTGCCGCCTTTGATGTCTTCGAGCCGCCGATGAAGTAG